The Hypomesus transpacificus isolate Combined female chromosome 2, fHypTra1, whole genome shotgun sequence genome window below encodes:
- the tomm40 gene encoding mitochondrial import receptor subunit TOM40 homolog, with translation MGSVLAASSPSPALVPGGAGQGGPGLVTVPPGFSMPPVSPVTPSSASGQPTEETEPLLPNPGTYEECHRKCKEVFPVQMEGVRLVVNKGLSNHFQVSHTINLSTLGESGYRFGATYVGSKQMGPAESFPVMVGDMDHTGSLNAQIIHQLTTGVRSKIAIQTQQHKFVNWQCDMEYRGEDFTSAVTLGNPDVLVGSGILVAHYLQSLTPALALGGELVYHRRPGEEGAVTSLVGRYTGTNYIATLTLGGAGAHATYYHKANDQLQVGVEFEASTRTQETSASFGYQLDLQKANLQFKGTVDSNWVVGAVLEKKLVPLPLSLALGAFLNHRKNKFQCGFNVTIG, from the exons ATGGGCAGTGTGTTGGCCGCCAGCTCCCCCAGCCCGGCCCTTGTTCCGGGTGGTGCTGGACAGGGGGGGCCAGGTTTGGTGACAGTACCTCCAGGGTTCAGCATGCCACCGGTCTCACCTGTCACTCCGTCCTCTGCTTCTGGCCAGCCAACAGAAGAAACAGAGCCTCTCCTTCCCAACCCAGGAACTTACGAGGAATGCCATCGCAAATGCAAAG AGGTATTCCCAGTGCAGATGGAGGGAGTGCGTCTCGTGGTCAACAAGGGTTTGAGTAACCACTTCCAG GTCAGCCATACAATCAACCTCAGTACCCTTGGCGAGTCTGGCTACAGGTTTGGTGCCACCTACGTAGGCAGCAAGCAGATGGGGCCTGCAGAGTCTTTCCCTGTCATGGTGGGAGACATGGACCACACGGGCAGCCTGAACGCCCAGATCATCCACCAGCTCACCACTGGAGTGAGATCCAAAATAGCCATCCAG ACTCAACAGCATAAGTTTGTGAATTGGCAATGTGACATGGAGTATCGCGGGGAAGACTTCACCTCGGCCGTAACCCTTGGCAACCCGGATGTCCTTGTTGGCTCGG GTATTCTGGTTGCTCACTACCTCCAGTCCCTCACGCCAGCACTGGCTCTGGGAGGTGAGCTGGTCTACCACAGGAGACCTGGGGAGGAAGGGGCCGTCACCTCCCTCGTGGGCAGGTACACCG GAACTAACTACATAGCGACGTTGACCCTGGGAGGTGCGGGCGCCCACGCCACGTACTACCACAAAGCCAACGACCAG ctgcaggtcGGGGTGGAGTTTGAAGCGAGCACACGTACGCAGGAGACCAGTGCATCGTTTGGCTACCAGTTGGACCTCCAGAAAGCTAATCTACAGTTTAAAG GCACAGTAGACAGTAACTGGGTGGTGGGGGCCGTCTTGGAGAAGAAGCTGgttcccctgcccctctccctggcACTGGGTGCCTTCCTCAACCATCGCAAGAACAAATTCCAGTGTGGCTTTAACGTCACCATCGGCTAG